Proteins from a single region of Canis aureus isolate CA01 chromosome 26, VMU_Caureus_v.1.0, whole genome shotgun sequence:
- the SLC32A1 gene encoding vesicular inhibitory amino acid transporter, translating to MATLLRSKLSNVATTVSNKSQAKVSGMFARMGFQAATDEEAVGFAHCDDLDFEHRQGLQMDILKTEGEPCGDEGAEPPVEGDIHYQRGGGAPLPPSGSKDQAMGAGGEFGGHDKPKITAWEAGWNVTNAIQGMFVLGLPYAILHGGYLGLFLIIFAAVVCCYTGKILIACLYEENEDGEVVRVRDSYVAIANACCAPRFPTLGGRVVNVAQIIELVMTCILYVVVSGNLMYNSFPGLPVSQKSWSIIATAVLLPCAFLKNLKAVSKFSLLCTLAHFVINILVIAYCLSRARDWAWEKVKFYIDVKKFPISIGIIVFSYTSQIFLPSLEGNMQQPSEFHCMMNWTHIAACVLKGLFALVAYLTWADETKEVITDNLPGSIRAVVNIFLVAKALLSYPLPFFAAVEVLEKSLFQEGSRAFFPACYGGDGRLKSWGLTLRCALVVFTLLMAIYVPHFALLMGLTGSLTGAGLCFLLPSLFHLRLLWRKLLWHQVFFDVAIFVIGGICSVSGFVHSLEGLIEAYRTNAED from the exons ATGGCCACCCTTCTCCGCAGCAAGCTGTCCAATGTGGCCACAACTGTGTCCAACAAGTCCCAGGCCAAGGTGAGCGGCATGTTCGCCAGGATGGGTTTCCAGGCGGCCACCGACGAGGAAGCGGTGGGTTTTGCTCACTGCGACGACCTCGACTTTGAGCACCGTCAGGGCCTGCAGATGGACATCCTAAAAACCGAGGGTGAGCCCTGCGGCGACGAGGGCGCCGAACCGCCCGTCGAGGGAGACATCCATTACCAGCGCGGCGGAGGCGCGCCCCTGCCGCCCTCGGGCTCCAAAGACCAGGCTATGGGGGCTGGTGGCGAATTTGGGGGCCACGACAAACCCAAGATCACGGCGTGGGAGGCGGGCTGGAACGTGACCAACGCTATCCAG GGCATGTTCGTGCTGGGCCTGCCCTACGCCATCCTGCACGGCGGCTACCTGGGGTTGTTCCTCATCATCTTCGCCGCCGTGGTGTGCTGCTACACCGGCAAGATCCTCATCGCGTGCTTGTACGAGGAGAACGAGGACGGCGAGGTGGTGCGGGTGCGGGACTCCTACGTAGCCATAGCCAACGCGTGCTGCGCCCCGCGCTTCCCCACGCTGGGAGGCCGCGTGGTGAACGTAGCGCAGATCATCGAGCTGGTGATGACTTGCATCCTGTACGTGGTTGTCAGCGGCAACCTCATGTACAACAGCTTCCCGGGGCTGCCCGTGTCGCAGAAGTCCTGGTCCATCATCGCCACCGCCGTGCTGCTGCCCTGCGCCTTCCTTAAGAACCTCAAGGCGGTGTCCAAGTTTAGCCTGCTGTGCACTTTGGCCCACTTCGTCATCAACATCCTGGTCATCGCCTACTGCCTCTCGCGGGCACGCGACTGGGCCTGGGAGAAGGTCAAGTTCTACATCGACGTCAAGAAGTTCCCCATCTCCATTGGCATCATCGTGTTCAGCTACACGTCGCAGATCTTCCTGCCTTCGCTGGAGGGCAACATGCAGCAGCCCAGCGAGTTCCACTGCATGATGAACTGGACGCACATCGCCGCCTGCGTGCTCAAAGGCCTCTTCGCGCTGGTCGCCTACCTCACCTGGGCCGACGAGACCAAGGAGGTCATCACGGATAACCTGCCCGGGTCCATCCGTGCCGTGGTCAACATCTTCCTGGTGGCCAAAGCGCTGTTGTCCTACCCGCTGCCCTTCTTCGCCGCGGTCGAGGTGCTGGAGAAGTCGCTCTTCCAGGAAGGCAGCCGCGCCTTCTTCCCCGCTTGCTACGGCGGCGACGGGCGCCTCAAGTCGTGGGGGCTGACGCTGCGCTGCGCGCTCGTGGTCTTCACGCTGCTCATGGCCATCTACGTGCCGCACTTCGCGCTGCTCATGGGCCTCACCGGCAGTCTCACGGGCGCCGGGCTCTGCTTCCTGCTGCCCAGTCTCTTCCACCTGCGCCTGCTCTGGCGCAAGCTGCTGTGGCACCAAGTCTTCTTCGATGTCGCCATCTTCGTCATCGGTGGCATCTGCAGCGTGTCCGGCTTCGTGCACTCGCTGGAGGGCCTCATCGAGGCCTACCGAACCAACGCGGAGGACTAG